In the genome of Bacteroidales bacterium, the window TCCCTGGTCAGTTTCTCCGTTCAGCTGGTATTCCCCTGGGAGCTGGCTACGCTGGGTACTGCCGGGACCTTCCTGATATATGGGATTTTCGGGGCCATAGGATTGGTTTTTGTGCTGGTCATGGTGCCGGAAACCAAGGGGAAATCCCTGGAAGAGCTTGAAAAGATACTTGTAAAATAAACCAAAGCAGTACCTAATCAGACCAGGAACATGGAAAGACGGAATATTTTCATCGGGGAGAATCCTGTAAGAGTCAATGAAGCGGGAGTCGAAGGTGCATTTGTTCAGCTGGACGGGGAAAGGTATTATAAGATTTCCTCTGTGGACCGGATGCCGGATTTTTTTATCAGCCTGGTGAGCGCTTCCGATCAGTGGATGTTTATCTCCAGCAACGGATCCCTTACCGCAGGCAGGAAAAATCCGGAAGGGGCACTGTTCCCCTATTATTCGGAAGACAAGATTCATGATTTCCATGGGAAGACCGGAAGCTGTACCCTGATCCTGGTCAAAGAGGGTGAGCGTAAAAAGTTATGGGAACCCTTTGCCGGGAACACAGGAATCTATGCGGTCAAAAGGAACCTCTATAAAAACCTGAGCAGTAATAAGCTGGTTTTTGAAGAGATTAATGAGGACCTGGGAATGACCTTCCGTTACGGCTGGTACAGCAGCGAACGTTATGGCTTTGTCAGGCGTTCCACCCTGTTAAACCAGGGGGCCGGTACCCGGGAGGTGGAGCTGCTGGATGGTCTGCAAAACATTCTTCCAAGCCATGTGAACCCGGGCCTTCAATTAAGCTCCAGCAACCTGCTGGATGCCTATAAACGTCAGGAACTGGTTCCGGGCACAAGCCTGGCCCTCTACCGCTTAAGTTCCGTTCCCTCGGATACCGCGGAACCCAGTGAGTCGCTGAGAGTGAACACGGTATGGTCCGAGGGTCTCCGTAATGTTTCTGTCCTGCTCTCCAGCCGGCAGGTGGATGCATTCAGGTCGGGCTATGTCCCGGAGCAGGAGCATGATATCAAAGCGGCCCGGGGGGCTTATTTCATTCATGCCTCTTTAGAACTTCCGGGCGGGACCCGGCAGACCTGGAACATGGTGGCCGAAGTGAACCAGGATGCTGCCGGTCTGGCCGCTCTGACAAATAAACTCGGGCAGGGGGAAGCGGCCGGGGCCGCTTTGCGGGAAGATATAGAAAGGAGCAGCACGGAGCTGCTCTCGCTGCTGGCCTCCTCGGATGCCATGCAGTCTACGGCAGACGAGCTGAGTTGCTCCAGGCATCTTTCCAATGTACTCTTCAATGTGATGCGTGGGGGGGTGTTTGCGGACAATTACCTGGTACAGGCAGGTGATTTTATGGAATTCATATCCAGGGCCAATACGGCCCTTGTTCCACTGGCCCGGAAGCTCTTTGAGGGTGATCATGAAGGTATTACGCACAGGAAGGTCCTGGAAAGGGCCTGTGCCGGGAATAAAACGAACCTGATCCGCTTATCGTACGAATACCTGCCTCTCACTTTTAGCCGGAGGCACGGAGATCCCAGCCGTCCCTGGAACAGGTTTTCCATCGAAAACAGGAAAGTGGACGGTAGCAGAAAACTCGGTTATCAGGGGAACTGGCGGGATATTTTCCAGAATTGGGAGGCCCTGTCCCTCTCCTTTCCGGGCTATGTGGAGAGCATGATCAGTAAATTTGTTAATGCTTCCACGGCCGATGGATACAATCCCTACCGGATCACAAGCGATGGCATAGACTGGGAGGTGCCCGATCCCTCGGATCCCTGGTCAAATATCGGATACTGGGGGGATCATCAGGTGATTTATCTGCTTAAATTCCTGGAGATTTCCGTGAATCATCATCCGGGCCGGCTTCAGGAGCTGCTCACAAGCGATTTCTTTTCCTATGCCAATGTACCCTACCAGATCAAACCTTACCGGGAGCTGGCGGAAAACCCGCAGAATACCATTCTTTTCGATCATGATCTTGAGAAGACCATTCGGAAACGGATAGAGGCGGTGGGCTCAGACGGGTGCCTGGTTTGGGACAGGGAAGAGCAGGTAGTACTGGTGAACCTGGCCGAGAAACTTCTGGTGGTCCTGCTTTCCAAACTGTCAAATTTCATTCCCGGGGCGGGGATCTGGATGAACACCCAGCGTCCCGAGTGGAACGATGCCAACAATGCACTGGTGGGCTTTGGTGTGTCCATGGTCACCACCTGCTACCTGCGGGCTTATGCAGCGTATTTCAGGGAGTTGCTTCGGAGCTCCACCCTGGAAACGGTCAGGGTATCTGCAGAGATGGCTGATTTTTTCCGGCGCATGAAGAAGGAACTGGACCTTCAGATGCAGGAACCAGAGAAGATGTTGACCGGACAGGGGAAAAAACGCTGTATGGATGCATTTGGCCAGGCAGGTAGTGATTACCGGCAGCATTTCTACCGGGAAGGATTTTCGGGAAGGAAGAAAGAGCTGCAGGTGAAAGAGCTGCTGGACTTCTTTGATCGTGCCCTTCAGGCCCTGGATGATACCATCTCTTCCAACCGGCGCCCCGACCAGCTGTTTCATGCCTACAACCTGATCCGGGTGGATGGCTCCCGGGTGATTCTCAGGCGGCTCTATGAAATGTTGGAGGGACAGGTGGCCGTGCTTAGTTCCGGATTTTTAAAACCTGTAGAATCCCTGGAGTTACTGGATGCGCTAAAGAGCAGCAAATTATTCCGGGAAGATCAGTACAGCTATATACTCTATCCCGACCGGGCCCTTCCCTCCTTTTTGGAGATTAACATCATCCCGGCAACGGAGATAGATCGTTCAGAACTATTGAAAACGCTGATCAGAAAGTCTGACCAACAAATCGTGGTCCGGGATGTGAACGGGGCAACGCATTTTCATGCGGATTTCAGGAATGCCGGCTTCCTGGAACAGGCCCTGGACCGTTTGCCGGAAGAGTATTCCACTCTTCTTGACAAGGAGCGGGATCTGATCCTGGATATCTATGACAAGGTATTCGATCATCAGTCCTTTACCGGGCGTTCCGGAACGTTCTATGGATATGAAGGCCTGGGCAGTATCTACTGGCACATGGTTTCAAAACTGCTGCTGGCTGTTTGTGAAACATATTACCGGGCGGCCGAATGCGGGGCAAATGCAGAAACGCTGGGAAGACTGGCGGAGCACTACTACGAGATCCGGGCCGGAATAGGACTCAATAAGGCTCCTGATATCTACGGGGCATTCCCCACGGATCCTTATTCACATACTCCCGGAAACCGGGGGGCTCAGCAACCCGGGATGACCGGACAGGTTAAGGAGGATATTGTTGCCCGCTGGGCTGAGCTGGGTGTCCGGGTCAGGAATGGCTGTATCCGGTTCCAGCCAGTCCTGCTCAGAAGGATGGAGTTTTTTCCGGGACCCGGAAAATTTGACTTTCAGGATCTGAGAGCTCAGGAGCGCTCCCTGCTCCTTGAAAAAGACACCCTGGGTTTTAGTTATTGTCAGGTCCCGGTCCTCTATCACCTGGCTGAAGTCCCTAAGATAGAATTGTTGTTCCGGGATGGGACAAAGCAGCAGATAGAGGGACTTACCCTTCACCCTGAGCTCAGTGCCGGAATTTTTGACCGCAGCGGGGAGCTCGTTCAGCTGGATGTTTGGCTCACGCCGGGTTTATAAGTGGCATGCGGCGGGTATCAGGATAAAATTCCATCTGCGGGAAACCCTCTTTTGCCCTGAAATACCATGGAGCCAAGCCAGAATATTCCGGGTCACAGTGGATTCAGTGGCTCATTGCCAGGATCATGCCTCCAAAGTAAGGGACCAGCCAGATCAGCCATACCAGCAGGCTGTAACGGTGAAATTTTGCTTTCATCTGTTCCTGGTTTTTGCGGATCACGATGGTGGCCCAGATGGCATGTGCCAGCATGAGCCAGAGTGCGATTTGCCCGGTCAGGGTGTGCGGATCCAGGATATCGAATTCTCCCTTTGCCAGGTGGTGCATGGCAAGGGTCCCGGAAACATCAAAAAGGAAACCTGTCCAGAAAGTTACCACATGCCAGGGTTTCAGTAATCGTGCAATTCTTTCGGCCCAGATGCCGGTGGAGTAAAAGACCAGTGCCAGGGTAATCAAGACCGTGGATAGAATCATCATTTTTAACAGGTTTTGCCCGTAAAAGTATGAATATTTTGGAAGCTGCTCAGCTCAGATCGACGGTCAGAATATCTCCATCCGGCATCACATCGAATTTTCTAAGAGGCGATGATGCAGGTCCGTTCAGGACCGTGCCAGTCGTACTGAAGATGGATTCATGGCAGGGGCAGGGGAGGTTCTGATTGCTGTGATTGTAGCTCACCTGACATCCCTGGTGGGTACAGACACTGGAAAGGGCGATATATCCGCTTCCGGTGTTTATAAGCATGATGTTGTTAACCACCATGGACCCCCCTTCCGGGACGAGACTGCTGAAATTACTGTTATTCAGGTCAATGGTCAGTGTGTTATCCGATGGATCCGTATTTCCGTTTTCCGGACCCAACTCTTCTTTCTGGCAGGAGCTCAGGAGTGATGGAACGATGAAGACCGTAGCCGTACCCGCTGCAATGTTTTTGATTAATTGTCTTCTGTTCATGATAATAGATGGATTTTATGGACGGTAAACGGGCAGCAATATCCCTAACCCCGATTCTGTCTGAATTTTCAACAAATATCGCTGCCCGTACCTGACTAAGATTTATTCTTCCTGGTTGACAGACCGAAAGGTATATACAGCGGACACGTGGATATCAGTGACGTGGCCAGAAAAACCACCCCGATAATGCCCCACCAGGATTTAAAATAGATGCCGGCTGCCACTATGAGCAGACCGAGAACAAGCCGGATCCTTCTATCCAGTAATCCCATATTTTTTTTCATGATCAATTGATGATTTTTATTTAGTCCAAATATAATACAGGAAGGATGTGCAACATTGTGACCAGCGTCACAAAGGCTTGAGAATTTTGATCTTGCCACGTTCCAGGGA includes:
- a CDS encoding HsmA family protein → MMILSTVLITLALVFYSTGIWAERIARLLKPWHVVTFWTGFLFDVSGTLAMHHLAKGEFDILDPHTLTGQIALWLMLAHAIWATIVIRKNQEQMKAKFHRYSLLVWLIWLVPYFGGMILAMSH
- a CDS encoding ubiquinol-cytochrome c reductase iron-sulfur subunit, with amino-acid sequence MNRRQLIKNIAAGTATVFIVPSLLSSCQKEELGPENGNTDPSDNTLTIDLNNSNFSSLVPEGGSMVVNNIMLINTGSGYIALSSVCTHQGCQVSYNHSNQNLPCPCHESIFSTTGTVLNGPASSPLRKFDVMPDGDILTVDLS
- a CDS encoding DUF2892 domain-containing protein, with translation MKKNMGLLDRRIRLVLGLLIVAAGIYFKSWWGIIGVVFLATSLISTCPLYIPFGLSTRKNKS